The nucleotide window GCCGATGATGAAGCTGGTCGAGCTGGTCCGGGGTTACCAGACCTCCGACGAGACCCTGGCCGACGCCCGCAACTTCGCCGAGGAGGTCGGGAAGACCTGCGTCGAGGTCAAGCGGGACGTGGCCGGCTTCGTCTCCAACCGGCTCTTCTCGGCCCTGCTGGTCGAGGCGATCAGCCTGGTCGAGAGCGGCGTGGTCTCGGCCGCCGACCTGGACACCGTCATGAAGCTGGGCTTCGGGCACGCGATGGGCCCGCTGGCCACCGTCGACCTGACCGGCCTCGACGTGATGCTGAACGCGGCGAGCAACATCTACCACGACACCGCGGACGAGAAGTTCTTCCCGCCGGAGCTGCTTCAGCGCATGGTCACCGCGGGTGACCTGGGCCGCAAGACCGGCAAGGGCTTCTACACGTACTGACGTGCCTCGCGGGAGCGCGCCGGCTAGCGCGTTCCCGCGAACGTCACGGACAGCAGCGTGGCCGCGAGCATGCCGCCGAGCAGGGTCAGGCCGATGCCGCCGACGTCGAGCCGGGCGTTCAGCCGGCGGTGCGCGATCGCGGCGGCCACCGGAACGCCCGCCGACGGCGCCATCAGGAACGCCAGCCAGCCCAGCCCGCGCAGCACGGCCCCGCCCGGGATTCCGCTGCCGCCGAAGGTCACCAGCCCGGCCGCGACCAGCCCGCACGCGCCGGCGATCAGCGCGCCGAGCACCGGCAGCAGCGGCAGCACCCAGCGCGGCACCGGGCGGCGCGCGGCCGGGCGCACGGTGACGTCGATCCGCTCCGCCGTCCGGGCGAGCAGCGTGCGGGCCGACTGCCGCGGCGCCGGTGCCGGACCGCCGGCATCCGGCGAGCTCTCGAGCGCGACCCGCGGCAGCGTCTCGATCGCCGCGGGCTCCGGCATCTCGCCGAGCGTGCGCACCCGCATCCCCCGGGCCCGGCGCAGCCCGTCCCAGAGCCGGGCCGCCTCCCGGTCGACGTCGAGCACCTGTGCCGCCGCGGCACCCGCCCAGCGGTCGGCCGCGATGGCGTCGTTCTCCGCCCGGGCCAGCTCACCGGCCGCCTGTGCCGAGCTGGTCTGGTAGGCCTGCTCGGCGTTCTCCAGCTCCTCGTCGCGGCGCCGGGCGACGTCGGCGAGCGCGCTCATCATCAGCTGGTAGTCGCGGTCACGTGTGGTCACTGTTCACCTCGTACGGGATGATCACTTCCGGATGACGGTGCACCGATCGGTCGAAGAAGAGTGCCCGGCGGCGGCGCGGATACCAGACCGGCCCGCCGGGTTGCGGTGAGAGCGGGCTGAGCTCGGGGCCCTGCACGTCGAGGGCGACCCACGCGCCGATGGTGTCCAGGCGCGCGCCGATCCCGCCCAGGTCGTCGCGCAGCCGCTGCACCGAGCGCCACCAGCCCAGCACGTGCGTGCGGTCCTCGGGCCCGTCGGTGAGCACGGCGCGCAGCCGTTCCCGGTAGGACGGTCCGGCGGCGTCGAGCGCGTAGCCGAGCAGGTAGTGCGGGATGCCGTCCGGCTCGAGGGCGGCGAAGAGCTGATCCAGGTCGGCCGGGCCGTACCAGTCGGCCTGCGGAAGCTCGGCGATCAGCCGGGCCGCCGCCCGCTCCGCGCCCGGGTCGAGGCAGGCCACGCTGAACCGCGCCGGCCCCTGCGCGGCCAGCGACAGCGCGGCCGCGGCGAGCACGTCGCAGGCCTCGCCGGTACGCGTGCCCAGCACCGCCAGGTTGCGCCCCGGCATCCGCCCGAGCCGCAGCCGGGCGGGGCGCGCGGCGACGTCGATCCGCTCGCCGAGCACCGCGCCGGGCGAGGAGCCGATGTCCGAGGTCACCCGCGGCACCCGCCCCGCGGGCCGGTACGCCTCGGGCAGCCGCGGCACCGCGTCGCCGTCGAAGAGCCGGGGCGGCACGCAGTCGTCCGGCCGGCTGTGCCACAGCTTGTGCTGGAGGGTGCGCCACGCGGCCCGGTCGCCGGCATCGGGCAGCCGCACGATGTGGTTGGCGCCGGCCGCGCCCGAGTCGGCGTTGACGACCGCGTGGAAGCGGGGGATGACCGCGGCCGCCAGGTTGGTGTCCGCGAGCACGCGCCGCGCCTTCGGGAGCGCGATGCGCAGGGTGAACTGTCCGATCAGGCCGGACCGGCCCCAGAGCGCCTCGATGCCGGAGACGTCCTGGCTGGCCAGCACGAGATGGATGCCCTGCGAACGGCCGCGCCGGGCCAGGTCCTCCAGGAGGGTCACGGCCTCGTCGGCGAGCGCGTCGCGCCCGGCGAGAAGCACCTGGAACTCGTCGATGACGGCGACGATCCGGGGCCAGTGCCCGCCCGGGTCCTCGGCGCGCAGCTCGGCCAGCTTCGACGCCTCGTACCGCTTGGCGGCCTGCGCCCGGGCGCGTAGCTCCTCGCCGAGGTGGCGCAGCATCGCGAGACCGAACTCGCGGTCGCCGTTGACGTTGATGCCGGCCAGCCGGACCTGCGGCAGCCAGCTGGGGTCGCGCGGGCCGGGCGCGAACCGCGCGAACGACACGCCCTCCTTGAAGTCCAGCAGGTAGAACGCCAGCTCCGCCGGGCTGTACCGGGCCGCGAGCGAGCCGATCCAGGCGTAGATCAGGTTCGTCTTGCCGGAGCCGGACGGGCCGCCGATGAGCGCGTGCGGCGGGTCGTCGCCGAGCGGCACGCAGATCAGCGGGCCGTCGGTGCTGTCGCCGATCGGCGCGGCCAGGCCGTGCGCGGACGACTCGGTCCAGAGCTTGTCGGGCTCGAGGTCGGCGAAGCTGGCCGGCGGCGGCCCCTCGCGCAGGCGTTCGGCCGTGCTCCGGGCGAAGCCGGCGATCCGGTCCGGCGGCGGCGGCGCGTCGAGGGTCACCGTCAGCTCGCCGGTGGTGTCGCAGGTGGCCGTGCCGTCGCGCACGGCGATGTGCTCCACCGTGGGATGCGGCGCGAGCTCGAGACCCCGGACCACCAGGTGTACGCCGCAGGCAACGCCGGTGCGGACGATGCGGTCGAGCTGGGCACGCTGACTACCGGTGAGCTCGGCGTCGGCGAGCAGCACGACCACCCGCCACGGCTCGCGGCGCGGGCCGGCGGTCGCGGCGGTGAGCTCGGCGAGGGACGCGTACTCGCCCGCCAGCACGGTCTCGTTGACCCGGCAGATCTGCTCGACCAGGTCATCGAGCACGGCGCTCAGGCCGCCCGGGCCGACGAAGGAGAGCAGGCCGGCGTTGCCGAGCGGCGCGAACGCCGCGAGCGTGCCGCCGAGCTGCTCGGGGTCGTAGACGGTGAGCCGGACGTCGCCGGGGCGGGTGGTGCCCAGGGCCCGCAGCAGCAGCCCGGAGATGACGCCGTCCGCGGTCTCCGGGTCGCCGACGAGGTTCACGTGCGCGTGGTCGAGCAGCGGCACCAGGGCGGGCAGGCGCCGGTCGCCGTCGCCGGCGTCGTAGCTGACCGTGCCGATCCGCAGCAGCCGGGGGCGGCCGACCCGGTCGGGTTCGGTGGGCGTCCAGTAGCGCCAGGGCGTGCCGGCGGAGCCGGACGCGCAGAGCGCGGCCAGCGACTCGACGTTGCGGGTCAGCGTGGCGGCCTCGGTCGAGGTCCGCCGCAGGATGTCCTGCCGCGCGGCCTCGCGCGCCTCGGCGAGCTGGGCCAGGCAGGTCGAATAGGCGTCCCGGATCAGCTGTTTGCGGCGCAGGGCCTCGCTGCGGGCCGACTCCGCGGCGGCCAGCACCGCCCGGGCGGTGCCGCGCGCCTCGGCCAGCTCCTGCCGGACGACGGCGACCAGCGTGTTGCGGTGGCTACCCACAGCACCCCCCGGAAGTCACGATGGGAGATTTTAACCATTTTGCCGTGGTTGCCAACTTATGTGGCGCGTGTCGCTATCGAAGCGTCACCGCACGGGTTCCCGGCGGGCGCCGCCGGCCCCGGCAAGCCAGCGCGGATCGGTGCTCACCAGGTCCCGCCAGAGGTGCGCGGCCACCATGTTCGCCGCCTCGGCCTGCCAGCGGTGCAGCGAGCGCCGGGGCACGTAGCGGCGGAACCAGTCGACCGCCCGCCGCGCGTCCCGGTCCAGCCCATCGGGCAGCGACCGCCGCCGGTACGGCCGCAGCCCCAGCACGCAGCAGTAGTAGAGGGTGTTGAAGTAGCGCCACTCCTCGGTGGTCCCGAACGCGCCGGCCGGCTTGAGCCGCAGCACGTGCTCGCTCAGCACGGCCCGCAACTCCGCGGCCCGCACCAGCGGCTGCTCGGCGACACCGGGCCCGCGCGCGGCCAGCCGCCGGTCGACGGCCGGCAGGTCGACGAGCGGGTTGCGCAGCAGCCGGCCCACGTCGCCGAAGTCCTCCAGGGCCCGCCGGGTCAGCCGCTGGAACTCCTCCGCGTCCAGGGCGATCATCCGGTGCCGCTCGCGCCGCCGGGGCAGCGCGTCGGCCGCCAGCAGCAGCGCGGCGCGGTCCTGCCGCAGCCGCTCGTCACCAAGGAACGCCAGCCGGTCCAGCCCGGCACGCAGCTGCCCCGCACACCCGACCGCGCCGACCACCATCGCCACCAGCGCGAACTGCAGCAGGGTCACCGCGCCGAGGCCGGGCGCGGCGAGCATCGTCAGCACCGCCGGGCCGCCGCAGAGCAGCAGGGCCGCCGCACCGGCGATCAGCGCACGGCCCAGGCCGGGCTGTAGCCGCTCGCCCGCGTCGACCGCGTCGGCCACCGCGACGAGGAAGCCCATCAGCAGCAGATCGAGGCCGATCGCGGCGACCACCAGGACCGGCGCGCCCAGGTCGATCGGGGCCAGCACGACGACAAGGCCGAGCGCGTACAGCGCGGCCGCGGCGGCGAGGGCCGACGGCAGCGCGGTGGGGCGCACCCGCTCGCGGTAGCGCATCAGCAGGACCATCGCGCCCGCCAGCGGCGCGAGCGCGACCAGCTTGCCGACGCCGGGCAGCACCGCGGCCAGCACCAGGAACACCGCCGCCAGGATCGGCCAGCCGCGGTTCGCCGGCCGGTACTCCGGCGCGGCGCGGGGCAGCAGGCCGGCGGCCACGCCGGCCCAGAACAGGGCCGGCACGCAGAGCAGCAACTGGGCCAGGGCGGAGGCCGGGCTCAGCGTCCAGGCGACCACCGCGACCGCGTACGCGATCAGGGCGGCGGCCGAGCGCCACAGCAGCGGACGGGTGGGGTCACGCCCCACCAGGTAGCAACCCAGCCACCAGGTCAGGGCGAAGGCGGGTACGGCGATCGCGGGCACCGCAGCAGTCAACCAAACAGACGCTCGGTACCGACACCCTCTAAAGGCCTCCCTTCCCGCTTTCGCCGCTTTCGCCGCCTGATCACCCACCAGGTGGCGAACATCATCAGCAGGAGTCCGAGCAGGACAAGCACCGGGAGCAGGATCGCCAGCACCGACAGCAGCACGCTGCCGAGGTCCTCGGCCGTGCTGGCCACCGGCGCGCCGAGGCCGGCCGTCGAGGCGTTCACCACGGGTCTCGACACGGCCTTCACGCCGTGCACGCAGAGCGCGATGACCACACCCGCGGCGACGGGCACCCACTGGTGCGAGCCGAAGAACGAGCCGGGATCGGACACGGTCACCGTCTGGGACGCCGAGCCGGCCCCGAACGCGAGCCCGCCGGCGGTAGGCCGGATCACGGTCTGCACGACGTCGTTGGCGTGGTCCAGCACCGGCACCTTGTCGGCGACCACCTCGACGGCGAGCAGAACCACGAGGATGCCGATGGCCCACCCGCCGGAGAGCCACTGCCAGCCGTCGGGCAGCTCGATCAGATCCGTGTATCGGGCCAGCAGACCCATGGTGAGCAGGGGGATGTAGGCATTGAGTCCCGCGGATGCCGCGAGGCCGGTACCGGTGAGCGCTTCGAGCACGTCCCCAGGATGGCACCGCCACGCGAGCCCGCCCGGCGCGGCGGCTACCCTCGTCGGGTGCGCCTGGTCATTGCGAAATGCTCCGTGGACTACGTCGGCCGCCTCTCCGCCCATCTACCGCCCGCGGTGCGACTGCTGATGGTCAAGGCGGACGGCTCGGTCTCGATCCACGCCGACGACCGTGCATACAAGCCGCTGAACTGGATGAGCCCGCCCTGCAAGCTGCGCGAGGCGGACGGCGTGTGGCGGGTGGTGAACAAGGCCGGCGAGGAGCTGCGGATCACCCTCGAGGAGATCTTCCAGGACACCTCGTACGACCTGGGCGTCGACCCGGGCCTGGTGAAGGACGGCGTCGAGGCCCACCTCCAGGAGCTGCTCGCCGCGCACCCGGAGACCTTCGGCGAGGGCTGGAGCCTGGTCCGCCGCGAGTACATGACCGCGATCGGCCCGGTGGACCTGCTCTGCCGCGACGCCGCCGGCGGCGCGGTGGCGGTCGAGATCAAGCGGCGCGGCGAGATCGACGGCGTCGAGCAGCTCACCCGCTACCTCGAGCTGATGAACCGCGACCCGCTGCTCGCACCGGTGCAGGGCGTCTTCGCCGCGCAGGAGATCAAGCCGCAGGCCCGGGTGCTGGCGACCGACCGCGGCATCCGCTGCGTGGTCGTCGACTACGACCGGCTGCGCGGCATGGAGCGCGACGAGCTCACCCTCTTCTAGCCGCTAGCGGGCACTGAGCTCGACCCGGTCCTTCTCGGTGGTCCCGCTCACGTACGCCCGCGCGCCGAGCGCGGCGACCGCGCCCTGCACCGCGACGCCGGTCCAGGTCAGCGGGGTGCCCTGGGCGATCTGCACCACCGTTGGCAGGCCGAGCAGCAGCACGTCGAGCCCGGCGAACGCGCTGATCGCCGGTCCGGTCGAGAACGACCCCATCGGGGTGTCCAGCGGCAACAGTCCGTTGTCGACGAAGCCGACGCGCGCCCGGCGGATCGTCGCGGCCGCGCCGGCCGGGCCCAGCACCAGCCCCAGCGCCCACCACGGTCCGGCCGGCAGGTCGCCGAGGCCGCGCAGCAGGGACAGGGCGGCGCAGTACCAGAGTGCGGCCAGCACGCCGGGCACCCAGAGCCGCTGGATGACCGAATCCCGCGAGCTCAGGCCGAGCAGGCGCAGCAGGACCGGGTTGCCGGCGTCCGTGCGGACCGTCGCCGCGGCCGCGCCGCCGGCGGCCAGGCCACCGGCCAGCACGGCGACGGCGAGGATCCACCCCGGCGCGTGCGCCAGCAGCGCCGGCAGGGTGGTGGCGCCGGCCAGCCACAGCAGCCGGCGCGGCCGGCGGCGCAGCAGGATCAGATCCTGAGCCACCAGTACGGGCACCCGCGTCGACAGGCGCCGCGACCTCAGCCTGCGCCGCGCCCAGTACCGCCGCTCGATCATCTCCGTCACGAACGACGGCTCCACCCCGAACGCCGAGTCGAGCAGCGTGCCGGCGGTCTTGGACGCCTCGAGGATCCGTTCGTTGGGGGTACGCGCGAGGCGGCGTACCGCGAGCAGGAAGAAGGCGGTCACGACCACCGCGAGGGCCGCGGTCACGGCGGGCACGACGCCGCCGGCGGGCCATCCCGCGCTCGCGCGGGGCGCGGAAACGGCCGAGTCGACGACCAGCCCGGCCAGCCCAGCCGCGGCCAGCAGATAGGCCGCGTCGTCCGACCAGGCCGACCATCGGCGGTTCGCCTGCGCGTCCAGCGCGACGAGCAGCAGGGCGCCGCCGAGCAGCGCGCCGGCCAGCGGCAGCAGCGCGTCCGGGCCGGGCACGGGCCGCGCGGCGACGTGCCCGAGCACGGCGAGCCCGCCGAGCGTGCCCGCGAGCGCCGCACCGATCGCCGCCGACCAGAGCGAGGGCAGCAGCAGCCGGCGGCGGCTGACCGGGGCGGTGAGCAGCCAGGATGCCGCCGGGCGGCTGAGGCCGAGCGGGCCGAGGCGGCGCAGCGCGAGGTAGAGCCCGCCGACGATGACCAGGCACAGCGCGCCGCCGGCCAGCGCGGAGGCGTTCGGTGCGGCCGGCCAGAAGATCGCCGCGAGTTGCCGGTGCAGCATGCCGCCGACGATGGCGACGAACAGCACGGCGAAGTAGAAGTTGCCGAGCGTCTCGCCGCGCTCGCGGTGCGCCGACCGGGTCCGGCGCACCCAGCGCCGGACGCTCCCGACGGCGACGGTCGTGGTCACCGCGCCCCGGCGGCGTGCAGGTCGGCCATGTTGATCGTGGTGGTGCCGGCCGCGGCCGCGAACGCGTCGTCGTGGCTGGCGATCAGCGCCGTGCCGCCGCCGGCGAGATAGTCGCGCAGCAGGCCGGCCACCATCGTCCGGGCCTGCGGGTCGAGGCGCTGCTCGGGCTCGTCCAGGATCAGCAGTCGGCTCGGCCGCAGCAGCGCCAGGGCCAGGGTGAGCCGCTGCTTCTGGCCCGAGGAGAGCGAGGGCGGGATGACGTCGGCGTGTGACGCGATGCCGAAGCGTTCCAGCATCTCGTCGAGGCCGGCGGTCTCCGGGGTCAGGCCGTGCGCGCGGCAGACGAGTTCGCCGTGCTCGCGGGCGGTGAGGCCCGGATACCAGGTCGGGGGCTCCACAGTGGTGACGACGGCACGCCAGAACTCCGGTGTGGAACCGGGCGGGCCGCCGAAGATCTCGATCTCGCCCGCGTCCGGGCGCTGGAGGCTGGCGACGCAGCGCAGCAGCGTGGACTTGCCGATGCCGTTCTCGCCGGTCACGCAGACACCGGCGCCGACCGGCACGGTCAGCTGGACGTCCACCAGCACCGGCGCGGAGCCGTAGCTCACCGACAGGTCGCGGACCTCGATCGCGGAATGATCCACCGGCCGACGCTAGCAAACGGGGTCACGGGCGGCGGCCGTACAGCAGCTTCACCGCCTTGACGATGCGCTGCACCTGCGCCGGGGTGCGCTCGAAGGTCATCGAGGGCAGCAGCGAGGGCGCCCGGCGCACGCTTATCGACTTGGCCCGGCCGAACTCGCGCAGCCCGTCGTCGCCGTGGATGCGCCCGAAGCCGGAGTCGCCCATGCCGCCGAAGGGCAGGTTGGCGTTGCCGACGAAGCTCAGGGTGGAGTTGACGGCGACCATGCCGGCGCGCATCCGCCGGGCGATCCGGACACCGTTGGCCTTGCCGAACACGGCGCCGCCAAGGCCGTACGGCAGCGAGTTGGCCTTGGCGATCGCCTCGTCGGCGTCGGCGACCCGGGTGATGGTCAGCGTCGGCCCGAACGTCTCCTCGCGGATCGCGGCCGAGTCGTCGGGCACGTCGACGAGCACGGTCGGCGCGACGTTCGGCGGCTGCACCGCGTCGGCGCCGCCGAGCACCGCCGTCGCGCCGGCGGCGAGCGCGTCGTCGATGTGCCGGCGGATGATGTCGACCTGGCCCGGCATCGTGATCGGGCCGATCTCCTCGCCCAGCCGGAGCCGGCCGGCCTTCTCCACGACGGCGGCCACGAAGGCGTCGTAGACCTGCGTGACGGCGTACGCCCGCTCGATGCCGATGCAGGTCTGCCCGGCGTTGGTCATCGCGCCCCAGACCGCGGCCTCGGCGGCCGCGGCGACGTCCGCGTCGGCGTCGACGATGAGCGCGTCCTTGCCGCCGGCCTCGAGGATGACCGGTGTCAGGGTCTCCGCGCAGGTGGCCATGACCCGCTTGGCGGTGGCCGTCGAACCGGTGAACGCGATCTTGCCGACGCCGGAACGGCACAGCGCGGCGCCGACGTCGCCC belongs to Amorphoplanes digitatis and includes:
- a CDS encoding OmpH family outer membrane protein — its product is MTTRDRDYQLMMSALADVARRRDEELENAEQAYQTSSAQAAGELARAENDAIAADRWAGAAAAQVLDVDREAARLWDGLRRARGMRVRTLGEMPEPAAIETLPRVALESSPDAGGPAPAPRQSARTLLARTAERIDVTVRPAARRPVPRWVLPLLPVLGALIAGACGLVAAGLVTFGGSGIPGGAVLRGLGWLAFLMAPSAGVPVAAAIAHRRLNARLDVGGIGLTLLGGMLAATLLSVTFAGTR
- a CDS encoding FtsK/SpoIIIE domain-containing protein: MGSHRNTLVAVVRQELAEARGTARAVLAAAESARSEALRRKQLIRDAYSTCLAQLAEAREAARQDILRRTSTEAATLTRNVESLAALCASGSAGTPWRYWTPTEPDRVGRPRLLRIGTVSYDAGDGDRRLPALVPLLDHAHVNLVGDPETADGVISGLLLRALGTTRPGDVRLTVYDPEQLGGTLAAFAPLGNAGLLSFVGPGGLSAVLDDLVEQICRVNETVLAGEYASLAELTAATAGPRREPWRVVVLLADAELTGSQRAQLDRIVRTGVACGVHLVVRGLELAPHPTVEHIAVRDGTATCDTTGELTVTLDAPPPPDRIAGFARSTAERLREGPPPASFADLEPDKLWTESSAHGLAAPIGDSTDGPLICVPLGDDPPHALIGGPSGSGKTNLIYAWIGSLAARYSPAELAFYLLDFKEGVSFARFAPGPRDPSWLPQVRLAGINVNGDREFGLAMLRHLGEELRARAQAAKRYEASKLAELRAEDPGGHWPRIVAVIDEFQVLLAGRDALADEAVTLLEDLARRGRSQGIHLVLASQDVSGIEALWGRSGLIGQFTLRIALPKARRVLADTNLAAAVIPRFHAVVNADSGAAGANHIVRLPDAGDRAAWRTLQHKLWHSRPDDCVPPRLFDGDAVPRLPEAYRPAGRVPRVTSDIGSSPGAVLGERIDVAARPARLRLGRMPGRNLAVLGTRTGEACDVLAAAALSLAAQGPARFSVACLDPGAERAAARLIAELPQADWYGPADLDQLFAALEPDGIPHYLLGYALDAAGPSYRERLRAVLTDGPEDRTHVLGWWRSVQRLRDDLGGIGARLDTIGAWVALDVQGPELSPLSPQPGGPVWYPRRRRALFFDRSVHRHPEVIIPYEVNSDHT
- a CDS encoding DUF4126 domain-containing protein, giving the protein MLEALTGTGLAASAGLNAYIPLLTMGLLARYTDLIELPDGWQWLSGGWAIGILVVLLAVEVVADKVPVLDHANDVVQTVIRPTAGGLAFGAGSASQTVTVSDPGSFFGSHQWVPVAAGVVIALCVHGVKAVSRPVVNASTAGLGAPVASTAEDLGSVLLSVLAILLPVLVLLGLLLMMFATWWVIRRRKRRKREGRPLEGVGTERLFG
- the nucS gene encoding endonuclease NucS; its protein translation is MRLVIAKCSVDYVGRLSAHLPPAVRLLMVKADGSVSIHADDRAYKPLNWMSPPCKLREADGVWRVVNKAGEELRITLEEIFQDTSYDLGVDPGLVKDGVEAHLQELLAAHPETFGEGWSLVRREYMTAIGPVDLLCRDAAGGAVAVEIKRRGEIDGVEQLTRYLELMNRDPLLAPVQGVFAAQEIKPQARVLATDRGIRCVVVDYDRLRGMERDELTLF
- a CDS encoding DUF6297 family protein — protein: MTTTVAVGSVRRWVRRTRSAHRERGETLGNFYFAVLFVAIVGGMLHRQLAAIFWPAAPNASALAGGALCLVIVGGLYLALRRLGPLGLSRPAASWLLTAPVSRRRLLLPSLWSAAIGAALAGTLGGLAVLGHVAARPVPGPDALLPLAGALLGGALLLVALDAQANRRWSAWSDDAAYLLAAAGLAGLVVDSAVSAPRASAGWPAGGVVPAVTAALAVVVTAFFLLAVRRLARTPNERILEASKTAGTLLDSAFGVEPSFVTEMIERRYWARRRLRSRRLSTRVPVLVAQDLILLRRRPRRLLWLAGATTLPALLAHAPGWILAVAVLAGGLAAGGAAAATVRTDAGNPVLLRLLGLSSRDSVIQRLWVPGVLAALWYCAALSLLRGLGDLPAGPWWALGLVLGPAGAAATIRRARVGFVDNGLLPLDTPMGSFSTGPAISAFAGLDVLLLGLPTVVQIAQGTPLTWTGVAVQGAVAALGARAYVSGTTEKDRVELSAR
- a CDS encoding ABC transporter ATP-binding protein; the encoded protein is MDHSAIEVRDLSVSYGSAPVLVDVQLTVPVGAGVCVTGENGIGKSTLLRCVASLQRPDAGEIEIFGGPPGSTPEFWRAVVTTVEPPTWYPGLTAREHGELVCRAHGLTPETAGLDEMLERFGIASHADVIPPSLSSGQKQRLTLALALLRPSRLLILDEPEQRLDPQARTMVAGLLRDYLAGGGTALIASHDDAFAAAAGTTTINMADLHAAGAR
- a CDS encoding aldehyde dehydrogenase family protein; its protein translation is MTATRTPGLPVVEDGFLISTSPATGVEAGRVPVSDDKAVDAAVERARVAAAWWAGLGFDGRKTRLLRWRALLVQRIEELGELTHAETGKPATDAIIEAIAAIEHVDWAARNAKRVLGPRRVKTRLLVAEHAGHLEYQPYGVIGVIGPWNYPILTPLGPISGALAAGNAVVLKPSEYTPAVGQWLVDTFAEVVPEQPVLQAVHGLGDVGAALCRSGVGKIAFTGSTATAKRVMATCAETLTPVILEAGGKDALIVDADADVAAAAEAAVWGAMTNAGQTCIGIERAYAVTQVYDAFVAAVVEKAGRLRLGEEIGPITMPGQVDIIRRHIDDALAAGATAVLGGADAVQPPNVAPTVLVDVPDDSAAIREETFGPTLTITRVADADEAIAKANSLPYGLGGAVFGKANGVRIARRMRAGMVAVNSTLSFVGNANLPFGGMGDSGFGRIHGDDGLREFGRAKSISVRRAPSLLPSMTFERTPAQVQRIVKAVKLLYGRRP